One genomic region from Caballeronia sp. M1242 encodes:
- a CDS encoding tetratricopeptide repeat protein — translation MSMSSAQPDRQRLFSPFVVAAFGLLVALMLVLAFPRERLEERLLEGRQVDTLTVAYLEAWLRIEPNNAEVLTELTQEYLKAQRIADAQKMLRRLSVSSDPQAQSSALRTRIDLAEAQAYALKPGDPARAARLAELDALLAEALDKPWDAAQMETFAKKARALNDSALAGRYYERLARMEPAQAPRWLAEGARLKLAAGDYAGAADAFFAAQAHAATREDERRLYLSALQALQSANRPADALAAADAHLGSLARDRETLRYLTRLALSAGRPDIADRYARRLLDMSSRERRDGGPRLAGWRGGREAVRLAEGALNVRNLRNLRNGASVGNTVIAGNALLVVSPGDAGSGLNAADATSARNPASPANAANAKSMQNAVFAVNASLAVGAAHAGSVLNVGTVGNAASETSVVGAADARSAKSAMSAGSVARATSARNAASAATAKSMQHAVFAVNASPAVGAADAGSVLNAGTVGNAANEASVVSAAEARSPRSAVSAGSVARATSARNAASAANAKSMQNAVFAVHASPAVSAAHARSVLNAATVGNAANEASALRASYVASEAPAISAARKTTNATKLSTVLCTRACMTGRARNAFSILRVANQEPSAPIEASDYELGFKVFLANGDLASAQRVAQDAVKSDPASTEWRERLAQVAEWNHAPDVALANYLALARARNDERDWKQVQRLAPALGDNDAMLAAAIHESDRAPGDTKQLDRVVSAYEAQADPDAALRFLQARANGAYRRPVLERYARLAERKGDDDLAIATYERLMREFGPDSAYALKLSLMYYTRTQFDRSLAVLDSAKRRAPASDADFWRFYAMLATVDQQDGKAREGYGKLVQAGIATPDDLSAMVSLYDNQPLEAGRIAEFAYRKTGNERLLELAVYDYLRARATGRIRALLASLDPASLAAAERSPRFLLARAQYLRRAGDPDGALADTRAAAALAPGDDEARAALIWALNERGSNAELRATLARHARDAERDSTLWAPYAASYLRLGDARGALHMMHKEAASRRDDPLWALGYADALELNGRIDDAWRVRNAVWKKQMAQRAAGKQPVTLDDEQREDLRARMVGLTDQFAGGDASRQVLIELLRADRGDSAGDEPAPPPFAFTDDAMQSVAHREEKRRRVYSAVAREAALGWLQSHDAYDAESLWLLRQYIDSATRPVYAEVTIALAEHDRATLNRLLDTEADWIPRQNRLDAEAVTGRFGDVQTHAYEQQFALPDDEIVNQILREQLLRNAQAIAPRFRVVEQGGLSYTEAGIGAGLRLSPTQSLALDYADRNQHGDASLPNVPRHDRQLSLAWRHLGLDDTERVRVGRRNALDDFTTFRLDGTLFEQQNLSFNYGLGFNQMATETSQLIVGGVKHLASVGVNYRPDPHVFAGGRVEYARFYGQDKSFLGTGAVADFNAGYKLRVDYPDYTVRAVLTHGQYSASGNPGGQLARLLPAGAPLIAQHFMPQTFTQEGLLFSFGDDLEEGYTRAWRPFFAAGPIHDSNQGWTAQVRVGLAGSVFGNDQATMYYEHAGVTSGRTQAFTEYGVRYRWLY, via the coding sequence ATGTCGATGTCGTCTGCGCAACCTGACCGCCAGCGGCTTTTCTCGCCGTTCGTCGTCGCGGCTTTCGGGCTGCTGGTCGCGCTCATGCTCGTGCTCGCGTTTCCTCGCGAGCGGCTGGAAGAGCGGCTGCTCGAAGGCCGCCAGGTCGATACGCTGACCGTCGCTTATCTCGAAGCGTGGCTGCGCATCGAGCCGAACAACGCCGAAGTCCTGACCGAGCTGACGCAGGAGTATTTGAAAGCGCAGCGCATCGCGGACGCGCAGAAAATGCTGCGCCGCCTGTCCGTTTCGTCCGATCCGCAGGCGCAGTCGAGCGCGCTGCGCACGCGCATCGACCTCGCCGAGGCGCAGGCTTATGCGCTGAAGCCGGGCGATCCGGCGCGCGCGGCGCGGCTTGCGGAACTCGACGCTCTGCTCGCCGAGGCGCTGGACAAGCCGTGGGATGCCGCGCAGATGGAAACCTTCGCGAAGAAGGCGCGCGCGCTGAACGACAGCGCGCTCGCCGGGCGCTACTACGAGCGGCTCGCGCGGATGGAGCCGGCGCAGGCGCCGCGCTGGCTCGCTGAGGGCGCGCGACTGAAGCTCGCCGCGGGCGACTACGCCGGTGCCGCCGATGCGTTCTTCGCGGCGCAGGCTCACGCCGCGACGCGCGAGGACGAGCGACGCCTATACCTGTCCGCGTTGCAGGCGTTGCAGTCGGCCAACCGTCCCGCCGATGCGTTAGCCGCCGCCGACGCGCATCTCGGTTCGCTCGCGCGCGACCGCGAGACGCTGCGCTATCTGACGCGGCTCGCGCTCTCGGCGGGCCGACCGGATATCGCGGACCGCTACGCGCGACGCCTGCTCGACATGTCGTCGCGCGAGCGGCGCGACGGCGGGCCGAGGCTCGCGGGGTGGCGTGGGGGGCGCGAGGCGGTGAGGTTGGCCGAGGGCGCGCTGAACGTGCGGAACCTGCGGAACCTCCGGAACGGGGCGAGCGTGGGAAATACAGTGATCGCAGGGAACGCTCTGCTCGTGGTAAGTCCGGGGGACGCGGGAAGCGGGCTGAACGCGGCCGATGCGACAAGCGCGAGAAACCCAGCCAGCCCAGCAAACGCAGCGAATGCGAAGAGCATGCAAAATGCAGTCTTTGCGGTGAACGCTTCGCTCGCAGTGGGCGCAGCGCACGCGGGAAGCGTGCTGAATGTGGGAACTGTGGGGAACGCGGCCAGCGAGACGAGCGTGGTCGGCGCGGCGGACGCAAGGAGCGCGAAAAGCGCGATGAGCGCCGGTAGCGTGGCTAGGGCGACGAGCGCGAGAAACGCAGCGAGCGCGGCGACCGCGAAGAGCATGCAGCATGCAGTCTTTGCGGTGAACGCTTCGCCAGCAGTGGGCGCAGCGGACGCGGGAAGCGTGCTGAACGCGGGGACTGTGGGGAACGCGGCCAACGAAGCGAGCGTGGTCAGCGCGGCGGAGGCAAGAAGCCCGAGAAGCGCGGTGAGCGCCGGTAGCGTGGCTAGGGCGACGAGCGCGAGAAACGCAGCGAGCGCAGCGAACGCGAAGAGCATGCAAAATGCAGTCTTTGCGGTGCACGCTTCGCCCGCAGTGAGCGCAGCGCACGCGCGAAGCGTGCTGAACGCGGCGACTGTGGGGAACGCGGCCAACGAAGCGAGCGCCTTGCGCGCGAGCTACGTGGCGAGCGAAGCGCCTGCGATAAGCGCAGCAAGAAAGACGACGAACGCAACGAAGCTCAGCACCGTTCTGTGCACACGCGCCTGCATGACCGGCCGCGCCCGGAACGCCTTCTCGATCCTCCGCGTGGCGAATCAGGAACCGTCCGCGCCCATCGAAGCGTCGGACTACGAACTCGGCTTCAAGGTGTTCCTTGCCAACGGCGATCTCGCGAGCGCGCAGCGCGTCGCGCAGGACGCAGTGAAGAGCGACCCGGCATCGACCGAATGGCGCGAGCGGCTCGCGCAGGTCGCCGAGTGGAATCACGCGCCCGATGTCGCGCTCGCCAACTATCTCGCGCTCGCCCGCGCGCGCAACGACGAGCGCGACTGGAAGCAGGTCCAGCGCCTCGCGCCCGCGCTCGGCGACAACGACGCGATGCTCGCCGCCGCCATCCACGAATCGGACCGCGCGCCGGGCGACACGAAGCAGCTCGACCGCGTGGTGAGCGCGTACGAAGCGCAGGCCGATCCCGACGCCGCCCTGCGCTTCCTGCAAGCCCGCGCGAACGGCGCCTATCGCCGGCCGGTGCTCGAACGTTACGCCCGGCTCGCCGAACGCAAGGGCGACGACGACCTCGCCATCGCGACCTACGAGCGCCTGATGCGCGAGTTCGGCCCCGACTCGGCGTACGCGCTGAAACTGAGCCTGATGTACTACACGCGCACGCAGTTCGACCGCTCCCTCGCCGTGCTCGATTCGGCAAAGCGCCGCGCTCCCGCATCGGATGCCGACTTCTGGCGCTTCTACGCGATGCTCGCGACCGTCGATCAGCAGGACGGCAAGGCGCGCGAAGGCTACGGCAAGCTCGTGCAGGCAGGCATCGCGACGCCCGACGATCTCTCCGCGATGGTGTCGTTGTACGACAATCAGCCGCTCGAAGCGGGCCGCATCGCGGAGTTCGCGTATCGCAAGACGGGCAACGAGCGCCTGCTCGAACTTGCCGTCTACGACTATCTGCGGGCGCGCGCGACCGGCCGCATCCGCGCGTTGCTCGCCTCGCTCGATCCGGCCTCGCTCGCCGCAGCCGAGCGCTCGCCGCGTTTCTTGCTCGCTCGCGCGCAATACCTGCGTCGCGCGGGCGATCCCGACGGCGCGCTCGCCGACACGCGCGCGGCCGCCGCGCTTGCTCCGGGCGACGACGAGGCCCGCGCCGCGCTCATCTGGGCGCTCAACGAACGCGGCAGCAATGCGGAACTGCGCGCGACGCTCGCCCGCCACGCCCGCGACGCCGAGCGCGACAGCACGCTCTGGGCGCCGTATGCGGCGTCGTATCTGCGCCTGGGCGACGCACGCGGCGCACTGCACATGATGCACAAGGAAGCCGCCTCGCGCCGCGACGACCCGCTGTGGGCGCTCGGCTATGCGGACGCGCTGGAACTGAACGGCCGCATCGACGATGCCTGGCGCGTGCGCAACGCCGTGTGGAAAAAGCAGATGGCGCAGCGCGCGGCGGGCAAACAGCCTGTGACGCTCGACGACGAGCAGCGCGAAGACCTGCGCGCGCGCATGGTCGGCCTCACGGATCAGTTCGCGGGCGGCGACGCGTCGCGGCAAGTGCTGATCGAACTGCTGCGCGCCGATCGTGGCGACAGTGCAGGCGATGAACCCGCGCCACCGCCCTTCGCCTTCACCGATGACGCGATGCAAAGCGTCGCGCATCGCGAAGAGAAGCGGCGGCGCGTGTACTCGGCGGTGGCGCGCGAGGCCGCGCTCGGCTGGCTGCAATCGCACGACGCCTACGACGCCGAAAGCCTCTGGCTGCTGCGCCAGTACATCGACAGCGCGACGCGTCCCGTATATGCGGAAGTGACCATCGCGCTGGCCGAGCACGACCGCGCGACGCTGAACCGCCTGCTCGATACCGAAGCCGACTGGATTCCGCGACAGAATCGCCTCGACGCCGAAGCCGTGACCGGACGTTTCGGCGACGTGCAGACGCATGCATACGAGCAGCAGTTCGCGCTGCCCGACGACGAAATCGTCAATCAGATTCTGCGCGAGCAGTTGCTGCGCAACGCGCAGGCCATTGCGCCGCGCTTTCGCGTGGTGGAGCAAGGCGGGCTGTCGTACACGGAGGCGGGCATCGGCGCGGGCTTGCGCTTGTCGCCGACGCAATCGCTCGCGCTCGATTACGCCGATCGAAACCAGCACGGCGACGCCTCATTGCCGAACGTGCCGCGACACGACCGCCAGTTGTCGCTCGCGTGGCGGCATCTCGGACTCGACGACACCGAGCGCGTGAGAGTCGGCCGGCGCAACGCGCTCGACGACTTCACCACTTTCCGCCTCGACGGCACGCTGTTCGAGCAGCAGAACCTGAGCTTCAACTACGGGCTCGGCTTCAATCAGATGGCGACCGAAACGAGCCAGCTGATCGTCGGCGGCGTGAAGCATCTGGCGAGCGTGGGCGTGAACTATCGGCCGGACCCGCATGTGTTCGCGGGCGGGCGCGTGGAATATGCGCGCTTCTACGGACAGGACAAGTCGTTCCTCGGCACGGGCGCCGTCGCGGACTTCAACGCGGGCTACAAGCTGCGCGTCGATTATCCGGACTACACCGTTCGCGCCGTGCTTACGCACGGGCAGTACAGCGCGTCGGGCAATCCGGGCGGGCAACTCGCGCGTCTGTTGCCGGCGGGCGCGCCGCTCATCGCGCAGCACTTCATGCCGCAGACGTTTACTCAGGAAGGCCTGCTGTTTTCGTTCGGCGACGATCTGGAAGAAGGCTACACGCGGGCGTGGCGGCCGTTCTTCGCCGCCGGGCCGATCCACGATTCGAATCAGGGCTGGACGGCGCAGGTGCGCGTGGGACTGGCGGGCAGCGTCTTCGGCAACGATCAGGCGACCATGTATTACGAGCACGCCGGCGTCACGTCCGGCCGCACGCAGGCTTTCACGGAGTACGGCGTGCGCTATCGCTGGCTGTATTAG
- a CDS encoding bifunctional glycoside hydrolase 114/ polysaccharide deacetylase family protein, translating into MAALVAASLTFACARADDATSPPSIALFYGAPVPVGQLASFDHVVVEPDSGFDPAAHAPASGQAKWLAYVSVGEVTPSRSYFKDMPPAWLKGSNAAWASRVIDQTAPGWPQFFVERVIAPLWDKGYRGFFLDTLDSYQTIATTDDERARQQAGLVAVIRTLKARYPEARLIFNRGFELMPDVHDLAYAVAFESLYRGWNQAKKRYVAVPAADRDWLLAQAQTLRERYGLPVLSIDYCPPADRACTNDAIHEISAQGIIPYVTDGALQTIGTGPARAPSAASESAAPLSASDTAARRDVPRTILVVQNVQPGASLNVTAGVRYVSMPLNWLGYRVEFADIAKPLPEGDLSSRYAGIVMWLDSPAPDRTAFHDWLETQVDHHVPVAMLTTFGIDIQGDLAQKLDLVPVAGRPGNRLRVESMDTSMMGFEMKPQPDPHDTTNVRAGPRSHSLLRLASADAGNDFAIDAAAITPWGGYAMRPFAVFDMRMANEARWVLQPIRFFRAALRLPDDMPAPDPTTENGRRLLMTHIDGDGLASRAEFDVNGGPMKVSTSAPPQYSGDALYKVIRQFGLPTTVSVIEGEISDDGPYPKDAPRLRAIARDIFALPNVEMASHTYTHPLQWMRVTGLGKSGGDTDTAEGGSRANYNGLSIDIPGYRYDTDREIAGSIRYIDRLAPAGKRVKVLLWSGDCQVPAPVIAAADNAGVYNMNGGDTLITKRYPSWAAIAPLGVDKNGFFQVFAPNQNEEAYTALWQGPYYGYQRVLETFDMTERPIRFKPVDVYYHMFSGTKYASVKALSDVYRTLSAQPLMPVYVSEYAQKVLDFERMDISRDGDFWLIHGSGALRTVRLPEGRAPDLASAEGVAGYLPGPGGVYVHLTGADARFRVIDAARAAKLPYLAEANGVIDHFARTPRGFSFDLAPHAAPRFAIGGEARANACMVKADGRPLAPGMSQGRRVYSPSGSAHATNSVHVDVVCAT; encoded by the coding sequence ATGGCGGCACTCGTAGCCGCTTCGTTGACGTTCGCCTGCGCGCGCGCCGACGACGCAACGTCCCCGCCTTCCATCGCATTGTTCTATGGCGCGCCGGTGCCGGTCGGGCAACTCGCGTCGTTCGATCACGTCGTCGTCGAACCGGACAGCGGCTTCGATCCTGCCGCGCACGCGCCGGCTTCCGGCCAGGCAAAGTGGCTGGCCTACGTGAGCGTCGGCGAGGTGACGCCCTCTCGCAGCTACTTCAAGGACATGCCGCCGGCATGGCTCAAGGGCAGCAATGCGGCGTGGGCGTCGCGCGTCATCGACCAGACCGCGCCCGGATGGCCGCAGTTCTTCGTCGAGCGCGTCATCGCGCCGTTGTGGGACAAGGGCTATCGCGGCTTTTTTCTCGATACGCTGGACTCGTATCAGACGATCGCCACGACCGACGACGAGCGTGCCCGCCAGCAAGCCGGACTCGTCGCCGTCATTCGCACGCTGAAGGCGCGTTATCCCGAGGCGCGGCTCATCTTCAACCGTGGCTTCGAACTGATGCCCGATGTGCACGATCTGGCCTATGCGGTCGCGTTTGAATCGCTGTATCGCGGATGGAATCAGGCGAAGAAGCGTTATGTCGCGGTGCCCGCAGCGGACCGCGACTGGCTGCTGGCGCAAGCCCAGACATTGCGCGAGCGCTACGGCCTGCCGGTGCTATCCATCGACTACTGCCCGCCTGCGGACCGCGCCTGCACGAACGACGCGATCCACGAGATCAGCGCGCAGGGCATCATTCCGTATGTCACCGACGGCGCTTTGCAGACCATCGGCACCGGCCCGGCACGCGCGCCATCGGCGGCGAGCGAAAGCGCCGCGCCGCTGTCCGCATCCGATACCGCCGCCCGGCGCGACGTGCCGCGCACGATCCTCGTCGTGCAGAACGTGCAGCCCGGCGCGAGCCTCAACGTGACCGCCGGCGTGCGCTACGTTTCGATGCCGCTCAACTGGCTCGGCTACCGCGTCGAGTTCGCGGATATCGCAAAGCCGCTGCCCGAGGGCGACTTGTCGAGCCGGTACGCGGGCATCGTCATGTGGCTGGACTCGCCCGCGCCGGATCGCACGGCGTTTCACGACTGGCTCGAAACGCAGGTGGATCATCACGTGCCCGTCGCGATGCTGACGACATTCGGCATCGACATTCAGGGCGATCTCGCGCAAAAGCTCGATCTCGTGCCCGTCGCGGGCCGGCCGGGCAATCGTTTGCGCGTCGAGTCGATGGACACGTCGATGATGGGCTTCGAGATGAAGCCGCAGCCCGATCCGCACGATACGACCAACGTGCGCGCCGGCCCGCGCAGCCATTCGCTGCTCAGGCTCGCATCGGCGGATGCGGGCAACGACTTCGCCATCGACGCCGCCGCGATCACGCCGTGGGGCGGCTACGCGATGCGCCCGTTCGCCGTCTTCGACATGCGGATGGCAAACGAAGCGCGCTGGGTGCTGCAACCGATACGCTTCTTTCGCGCGGCGCTGCGCCTGCCCGACGACATGCCCGCGCCCGATCCCACGACGGAAAACGGCCGGCGTCTTCTGATGACGCATATCGACGGAGACGGCCTCGCCTCGCGCGCCGAATTCGACGTGAACGGCGGGCCGATGAAGGTCTCCACATCCGCCCCGCCGCAGTATTCCGGCGATGCGCTCTACAAGGTGATCCGTCAGTTCGGCCTGCCAACGACCGTGTCCGTCATCGAAGGCGAGATCTCCGACGACGGCCCGTATCCGAAGGATGCGCCGCGCCTGCGCGCGATCGCGCGGGACATCTTCGCGCTGCCGAACGTCGAGATGGCGAGCCACACGTACACGCATCCGTTGCAGTGGATGCGCGTGACCGGCCTCGGCAAGTCCGGCGGCGACACCGACACGGCCGAGGGCGGCAGCCGCGCGAACTACAACGGCCTGTCCATCGACATTCCCGGCTACCGGTACGACACCGACCGCGAGATAGCCGGGTCGATCCGCTACATCGACCGCCTAGCGCCCGCCGGCAAGCGCGTGAAAGTGCTGCTGTGGAGCGGCGACTGTCAGGTGCCCGCGCCGGTCATCGCGGCGGCGGACAACGCGGGCGTCTACAACATGAACGGCGGGGACACGCTCATCACGAAACGCTATCCGAGCTGGGCCGCCATTGCGCCGCTCGGCGTGGACAAGAACGGCTTCTTTCAGGTGTTCGCGCCGAATCAGAACGAGGAGGCGTACACCGCGCTCTGGCAGGGTCCGTACTACGGTTACCAACGCGTGCTGGAAACGTTCGACATGACCGAGCGCCCTATCCGCTTCAAGCCGGTCGATGTCTATTACCACATGTTTTCGGGCACCAAGTACGCGTCGGTGAAGGCGTTGTCGGACGTGTATCGCACGCTGTCGGCGCAACCGCTCATGCCCGTCTACGTCTCCGAATACGCGCAAAAGGTGCTGGACTTCGAGCGCATGGATATTTCGCGCGACGGCGATTTCTGGCTCATTCACGGCAGCGGCGCGCTGCGCACCGTGCGGCTGCCCGAAGGACGCGCGCCCGATCTCGCAAGCGCCGAGGGGGTGGCGGGCTATTTGCCGGGGCCGGGCGGCGTGTATGTGCATCTGACGGGCGCCGACGCCCGCTTTCGCGTGATCGATGCCGCGCGCGCCGCGAAGCTGCCCTATCTCGCGGAAGCCAACGGCGTGATCGATCACTTCGCGCGCACGCCGCGAGGCTTCTCGTTCGATCTCGCGCCGCACGCCGCGCCGCGCTTCGCCATCGGCGGCGAGGCGCGCGCGAACGCTTGCATGGTGAAGGCGGATGGCCGCCCGCTCGCGCCCGGCATGTCTCAGGGACGGCGCGTGTATTCGCCGTCCGGCTCTGCTCACGCAACGAATTCCGTTCATGTCGATGTCGTCTGCGCAACCTGA
- a CDS encoding response regulator: MLVVDDYVDTADAIGMVLAVDGFPTEVVYSGQQAIEASERWRPDIVLLDIWMPDLSGLQVAAYLRLSTTLAQPILVGHSALSTPGDLQAARQAGFDAYCAKPTDADKLAPLLRYLCGADPA, from the coding sequence GTGCTTGTCGTCGACGACTATGTCGATACGGCCGACGCCATCGGGATGGTGCTCGCCGTCGATGGCTTTCCGACCGAAGTCGTTTATAGTGGCCAGCAGGCCATCGAGGCATCGGAACGCTGGCGGCCCGATATCGTGCTGCTGGACATTTGGATGCCGGATTTGTCGGGATTGCAGGTTGCAGCCTACCTGCGCTTATCCACCACGCTTGCGCAACCGATATTAGTCGGCCATTCGGCGCTTTCGACGCCTGGCGACTTGCAGGCAGCGAGGCAAGCCGGTTTCGATGCCTACTGCGCGAAACCGACGGACGCGGACAAACTCGCTCCGTTACTGCGTTATTTGTGCGGCGCCGATCCCGCTTAG
- a CDS encoding CsbD family protein, with protein sequence MNKDQVKGTAEKVKGNVNEAVGNMTGDTSQEVKGQVQQGVGEARKQYGDVKEDVKKDQR encoded by the coding sequence ATGAATAAGGACCAGGTCAAGGGTACAGCCGAGAAGGTGAAGGGGAACGTCAACGAAGCCGTTGGCAACATGACAGGCGACACCAGCCAGGAAGTGAAGGGCCAGGTGCAGCAGGGCGTGGGCGAAGCCCGCAAGCAGTACGGCGACGTGAAGGAAGACGTCAAGAAGGATCAACGCTAG